From the Roseibium sp. HPY-6 genome, one window contains:
- a CDS encoding FGGY-family carbohydrate kinase yields the protein MSAFIGVDVGTGSARAGVFDAAGTLLASHARDIRMWRDGDIAEQSSDDIWQAVCTCVKTAVTEAGIPPEDVAGIGFDAACSMVVLDRQMRPLSISSSGAVERNVIVWMDHRAKDQADRINAQGHEVLDYVGGRISPEMQTPKLLWLKENLPDAFARAGQFFDLPDFLTWAATGSLIRSACTVTCKWTYLAHENRWDGSYFQKIGLPELADESYARIGQTIVAPGTALDSGLSAEAAEQMGLPAGTPVGAGLIDAHAGGIGTVGADPEAGPEATMAYVFGTSACTMASSAGPHKVPGVWGPYYSAMVPGLWLSEGGQSAAGEAVAHLIRSHPAHAEASQLAQSDGLSLQDYLLHEVTQRAPNASDAIEIAGHRLIVPDFLGNRAPFADPSATAVVSGLTLSNDVDDLIRTYVAGVFGIGYGLRQIMMAQAEHGVAPSSIVISGGAGRSPVIKQMLADASGFPVLAPKSPEPVLLGAAMLGAVASGSFADLKIAMRDMSSVERKFVPSDHAAVAHSARFKAFLLLQKAEHDLRAELNF from the coding sequence ATGAGCGCGTTCATCGGCGTAGATGTCGGCACGGGCAGCGCGCGAGCGGGCGTATTCGACGCCGCAGGAACTCTGCTGGCGAGCCATGCCCGCGATATCCGGATGTGGCGAGACGGCGATATTGCAGAACAATCGTCTGATGATATCTGGCAGGCAGTTTGCACATGCGTGAAAACGGCTGTGACGGAGGCAGGCATTCCTCCTGAGGACGTCGCCGGTATCGGCTTTGACGCGGCCTGCTCCATGGTGGTTCTGGACCGGCAGATGCGCCCCCTCTCCATCAGTTCTTCCGGCGCGGTCGAGCGGAACGTGATCGTCTGGATGGACCATCGCGCCAAGGATCAGGCAGACCGCATCAATGCGCAGGGCCATGAGGTACTGGACTATGTCGGCGGCCGGATTTCTCCGGAAATGCAAACACCAAAGCTCCTGTGGCTCAAGGAGAACCTGCCGGATGCGTTTGCGCGAGCCGGTCAGTTTTTTGACCTTCCGGACTTTCTGACTTGGGCCGCGACCGGCTCCCTGATCCGTTCCGCCTGCACGGTCACCTGCAAATGGACCTATCTTGCCCACGAAAACCGCTGGGACGGGTCCTATTTCCAGAAGATCGGTTTGCCGGAGCTTGCCGATGAGAGTTATGCCCGCATCGGCCAGACAATCGTTGCCCCCGGCACGGCCCTGGACAGCGGCTTAAGTGCCGAGGCTGCCGAGCAAATGGGATTGCCGGCTGGCACTCCGGTCGGCGCGGGCCTGATCGACGCTCATGCCGGCGGTATCGGAACTGTCGGCGCAGATCCGGAAGCCGGACCTGAAGCAACGATGGCCTATGTCTTCGGGACGTCCGCCTGCACGATGGCCAGTTCCGCTGGACCGCACAAGGTGCCGGGTGTCTGGGGGCCTTACTATTCGGCCATGGTGCCCGGCCTCTGGCTCTCAGAGGGCGGGCAATCCGCAGCCGGAGAAGCGGTTGCCCATCTGATCAGATCCCACCCAGCACATGCAGAGGCTTCCCAACTGGCACAAAGTGACGGTCTCTCACTCCAGGACTATCTGCTGCACGAGGTGACACAGCGCGCGCCAAATGCCAGCGATGCCATTGAAATTGCCGGGCATCGTTTGATCGTCCCCGATTTTCTCGGCAACCGTGCCCCATTCGCTGACCCAAGCGCCACGGCGGTGGTTTCCGGACTGACACTTTCAAACGATGTCGACGATCTGATCAGGACCTATGTCGCAGGTGTTTTCGGCATCGGGTATGGGCTGCGCCAGATCATGATGGCGCAAGCCGAGCATGGAGTTGCCCCGAGTTCCATCGTGATTAGCGGGGGTGCGGGACGCAGCCCGGTTATCAAGCAAATGCTGGCGGACGCCAGCGGCTTTCCGGTCCTGGCGCCGAAGTCTCCCGAACCGGTCCTGCTGGGCGCGGCGATGCTGGGAGCTGTTGCATCGGGATCTTTTGCCGACTTGAAGATAGCCATGCGGGACATGTCGTCTGTCGAGCGGAAATTCGTACCATCTGACCACGCCGCTGTGGCCCACAGCGCCCGCTTCAAAGCATTTCTGCTGCTTCAGAAGGCGGAACACGATCTGCGGGCTGAACTGAATTTCTGA